In Dehalococcoidia bacterium, a single window of DNA contains:
- a CDS encoding secondary thiamine-phosphate synthase enzyme YjbQ: MVVSKSISLQTRGNGDASDITDAVARAVAESGVSSGVVTLFCPGSTCGLTTIEYEPGAVADLNQVFDEIVPQNRYYRHNERWGDNNGHSHVRAALVGPSLAVPFVRGALTLGTWQQIVHLDFDIRPRRREVIAQIIGE, from the coding sequence ATGGTTGTTAGCAAGAGCATATCGCTGCAGACCAGGGGCAACGGCGACGCCAGCGACATCACGGACGCCGTCGCCAGGGCGGTCGCGGAATCGGGCGTGAGTTCCGGCGTCGTCACGCTGTTCTGCCCGGGCTCGACCTGCGGGCTGACGACTATCGAGTACGAGCCGGGCGCTGTCGCCGACCTCAACCAGGTGTTCGACGAGATCGTCCCCCAGAACCGCTACTACCGCCACAACGAGCGGTGGGGCGACAACAACGGTCACAGCCACGTGCGCGCGGCGCTCGTCGGGCCGTCGCTGGCGGTGCCTTTCGTGCGGGGCGCCTTGACCTTAGGCACATGGCAACAGATAGTACATCTGGACTTCGACATACGACCAAGGCGCCGCGAGGTCATCGCGCAGATCATCGGCGAGTAG
- a CDS encoding MFS transporter, whose product MVVPPDSEVFLPESDAARAESDWAWIRRPIVSLGYPQFRLFWFSNLIVAVGIMVQFTAQGWLIVQLTDSALLLGAVDAVWAVTFGLGSIPMGMLADRFNRRNLLILGNVVALTTAVTIGVLVAFDLVAIWHLLLVSGVGGVLFAVRFPTGQAMTARLVPQEHLMNAISLNSVSHSLPNVAGPAAGGVLIGALGIAAAYFVTTGSYVIALLMMLAVAAAFGRVPQRAASGVVQELREGYDYLVAHKELLRITAAMLIPFVLGQSYVLLLPLFVRQELDAGPETFGALSASLGAGSVIGAMSVATFGKERQIGLLMFAGVLGTGLAAIVYGLSQWAALTGAVLFVAGGSESALFAAYETFLLLRLPDEIRGRVLGLMFTVVAVFPISAVFAGAIADVVGLRALAVIEGIVISAMGWAAWRLVLSRTAPAY is encoded by the coding sequence ATGGTTGTTCCGCCCGACTCCGAAGTTTTCCTGCCCGAGAGCGACGCAGCCCGCGCGGAGAGCGATTGGGCGTGGATACGCCGTCCCATCGTGTCGCTCGGCTACCCGCAGTTCCGACTCTTCTGGTTCAGCAACCTGATTGTCGCTGTCGGCATCATGGTGCAGTTCACTGCCCAGGGTTGGCTCATCGTCCAGCTCACCGACTCGGCGCTGCTGCTGGGCGCCGTCGATGCCGTGTGGGCGGTGACCTTCGGCCTGGGCTCGATACCGATGGGCATGCTCGCCGACCGCTTCAACCGGCGCAACCTCCTCATCCTTGGCAACGTCGTCGCGCTGACTACGGCGGTCACGATCGGCGTGCTCGTGGCCTTCGACCTTGTCGCCATCTGGCACCTGCTGCTGGTGTCGGGTGTCGGCGGCGTGCTCTTCGCCGTGCGTTTCCCCACCGGCCAGGCGATGACGGCGCGCCTGGTGCCTCAGGAGCACCTGATGAACGCGATCTCGCTGAACTCGGTCAGCCACAGCCTGCCGAACGTCGCCGGGCCGGCCGCGGGCGGCGTGCTCATCGGCGCGCTGGGGATCGCCGCGGCGTACTTCGTCACGACCGGATCGTACGTAATCGCCCTGCTTATGATGCTCGCCGTCGCCGCAGCCTTCGGACGGGTGCCGCAGCGCGCGGCGTCGGGCGTCGTCCAGGAGTTGCGGGAGGGCTACGACTATCTTGTAGCCCACAAGGAGCTGCTGCGCATCACGGCGGCGATGCTCATCCCCTTCGTCCTCGGCCAGTCGTACGTGCTGCTGCTTCCGCTCTTCGTGCGGCAGGAGCTGGACGCCGGGCCGGAGACGTTCGGGGCGCTGAGCGCGAGCCTGGGCGCGGGCAGCGTGATCGGCGCGATGAGCGTCGCGACGTTCGGGAAGGAGCGGCAGATCGGCCTGCTGATGTTCGCCGGCGTGCTGGGCACCGGGCTGGCGGCAATAGTCTACGGCCTTTCGCAGTGGGCGGCGCTCACGGGAGCCGTCCTTTTCGTGGCCGGCGGCTCCGAAAGCGCCCTCTTCGCTGCCTACGAGACGTTCCTCTTGCTGCGCCTTCCCGACGAGATCAGGGGCCGCGTACTCGGCCTCATGTTCACGGTCGTCGCCGTCTTTCCGATAAGCGCGGTCTTTGCCGGCGCGATAGCCGACGTCGTCGGGCTGCGCGCGCTGGCGGTCATCGAGGGGATCGTCATCAGCGCCATGGGGTGGGCGGCGTGGCGCCTCGTGCTGAGCCGCACCGCGCCCGCTTATTGA